A section of the Pseudanabaena mucicola str. Chao 1806 genome encodes:
- a CDS encoding DUF1816 domain-containing protein has product MTTQPLCLYYFGAFTTRQEAEIQQAGFIEDLLQENARIVWTNIQFLQPNQITLIGDDLRSHINGFRKSSNTRRVVATQLV; this is encoded by the coding sequence TTGACCACGCAACCTCTTTGCTTATACTATTTTGGTGCATTTACAACTCGCCAAGAGGCAGAAATACAACAAGCTGGATTTATCGAAGATCTCTTACAGGAAAATGCACGGATTGTTTGGACTAATATTCAATTTTTGCAACCTAATCAGATAACTTTAATAGGTGATGATTTGCGATCGCATATTAATGGATTTAGAAAATCATCTAATACCAGAAGAGTCGTCGCAACCCAACTTGTTTGA
- a CDS encoding cell division protein SepF, which yields MGIFTKLKDFVGLNEAQEYEYEYDEASSNEYQGLYQEENGAIAAPEAEEQQTRRTRERPTTLRATSDGMSNVIGMPGAANGLSQVMVMEPRSFEEMPQAIQALRERKSVVLNLTMMDPDQAQRAVDFVAGGTYALDGHQERIGDSIFLFAPSCVQVTSQSSVLNEVPMPQPRVARPTAVPAPAWSAETPVSRFAQ from the coding sequence ATGGGAATTTTTACAAAGCTCAAGGATTTTGTTGGTTTGAATGAAGCTCAAGAGTACGAATATGAGTACGATGAAGCATCTAGCAATGAATACCAAGGTTTGTACCAAGAGGAAAATGGTGCAATCGCAGCCCCAGAGGCAGAAGAGCAACAAACTCGCCGCACACGTGAACGTCCTACAACATTAAGAGCAACTTCTGATGGTATGAGCAATGTAATTGGTATGCCTGGTGCAGCAAATGGTCTTTCCCAAGTAATGGTGATGGAGCCTCGCAGCTTTGAAGAAATGCCTCAAGCAATCCAAGCATTGCGTGAGCGCAAGTCCGTTGTCCTAAATCTCACCATGATGGATCCCGATCAAGCACAGCGTGCTGTGGATTTCGTTGCAGGAGGAACCTATGCCCTCGACGGTCATCAAGAGCGTATCGGCGATAGCATTTTCTTATTTGCCCCTTCCTGCGTTCAGGTTACTTCACAGTCTTCCGTATTAAACGAGGTTCCTATGCCTCAACCTCGTGTAGCGCGTCCAACTGCTGTACCCGCTCCCGCATGGTCTGCTGAAACCCCTGTGAGTCGTTTCGCACAATAA
- the proC gene encoding pyrroline-5-carboxylate reductase has product MKFQLGLVGGGIMGEAILSRLVASNSYLPFDICVSDPMPERRDLLAKKYGVQVTPNNLVAAEAEIMLLAVKPQSLNAAAIGLADSPAPCVVSILAGVTLAQLEAVFPSKAIIRAMPNTPAQVGAGVTAIAANTLATGEHLRLARKIFSAVGTVVEVAESLMNAVTGLSGSGPAYVAMMIEAMADGGVAAGLPRAIALQLATQTVLGTAQLVIATKLHPAQLKDQVTSPAGTTIAAIAQLEKAGLRSAMIEAVLAATRRADELGK; this is encoded by the coding sequence TTGAAATTTCAACTTGGACTTGTTGGTGGCGGCATAATGGGTGAGGCAATTTTGTCTCGTCTGGTCGCCAGTAATTCTTATTTGCCATTTGATATATGCGTTAGTGATCCGATGCCAGAGCGTCGGGATCTGCTTGCGAAAAAATATGGCGTGCAGGTTACGCCAAATAATTTAGTGGCTGCTGAAGCAGAGATTATGCTCTTAGCAGTTAAGCCTCAGTCGTTAAACGCGGCTGCTATTGGTCTAGCTGATTCTCCTGCACCCTGTGTTGTGTCAATTTTAGCTGGTGTAACTTTGGCTCAATTAGAGGCAGTATTTCCCTCTAAAGCAATTATCCGAGCAATGCCTAATACACCCGCGCAGGTAGGTGCAGGAGTAACTGCGATCGCGGCAAATACTCTGGCGACAGGTGAGCATTTAAGATTAGCTCGCAAAATTTTTAGTGCGGTTGGCACGGTGGTAGAAGTTGCCGAATCGCTGATGAATGCTGTGACTGGACTATCAGGTTCGGGTCCTGCCTATGTGGCGATGATGATTGAGGCGATGGCGGATGGTGGAGTTGCCGCAGGTTTGCCTAGAGCGATCGCGCTACAACTAGCGACCCAAACTGTTTTAGGAACAGCGCAATTAGTCATCGCAACAAAGCTACATCCTGCCCAGTTAAAGGATCAAGTAACGAGTCCTGCGGGGACAACGATTGCAGCGATCGCTCAGTTAGAAAAAGCAGGCTTGCGTTCCGCTATGATAGAAGCCGTACTTGCAGCAACTCGTCGTGCTGATGAGTTGGGCAAATAG
- the purM gene encoding phosphoribosylformylglycinamidine cyclo-ligase, with the protein MDYRQAGVDIEAGRTFVEKIRDSVAKTHRAGVLGDLGGFGGCFEIPAGYRQPVLVSGTDGVGTKLKIAQAANKHDTIGIDLVAMCVNDVLTSGAEPLFFLDYLATGKLDPEQLAEVVKGIAEGCQIAGCALLGGETAEMPGFYSVGEYDAAGFCVAIAEKSEMLNGTQVNIGDVVIGLASSGIHSNGYSLIRKIIETKNYSWGKKLEIPISPETQDLTLAEIFLTPTQIYVKPVLAALKANLGIHGLAHITGGGLPENLPRCLGNGQAVQIFRNSWQIPMLFQWLQSEGEVPESDMFNTFNMGIGLAVVVDPQKVDEAIAYFQAQEFTTNRIGEVIAGERSLIFV; encoded by the coding sequence TTGGATTATCGTCAGGCGGGTGTAGATATTGAAGCAGGTCGCACCTTCGTGGAGAAAATACGGGATTCAGTGGCAAAAACCCATCGTGCAGGTGTATTAGGTGATCTCGGTGGTTTTGGTGGCTGTTTTGAAATTCCTGCTGGTTATCGACAACCCGTTCTGGTTTCAGGTACGGACGGTGTTGGCACAAAGCTTAAAATTGCTCAAGCTGCTAACAAGCACGATACGATCGGCATCGACCTTGTTGCCATGTGCGTGAACGACGTGCTGACCTCTGGAGCCGAACCGTTATTTTTCTTAGATTATTTAGCCACAGGCAAACTCGATCCTGAACAACTTGCCGAAGTGGTGAAGGGGATCGCTGAAGGTTGCCAGATCGCAGGTTGTGCTTTGCTTGGGGGCGAAACTGCTGAAATGCCTGGATTTTATAGTGTTGGTGAATACGATGCGGCAGGATTTTGTGTGGCGATCGCCGAAAAATCCGAAATGCTCAATGGCACACAGGTAAACATTGGTGATGTGGTCATCGGTCTCGCCAGTTCAGGCATCCATAGCAATGGCTATAGCCTTATTCGCAAAATTATTGAGACTAAAAATTATAGCTGGGGCAAAAAATTAGAAATTCCCATTTCGCCCGAAACCCAAGATTTAACTTTGGCTGAAATTTTTCTAACGCCAACTCAAATTTATGTGAAGCCAGTTTTAGCGGCGTTAAAGGCAAATCTAGGTATTCACGGACTCGCCCATATTACTGGTGGCGGCTTGCCTGAAAACTTGCCTCGTTGCCTCGGTAATGGTCAAGCAGTGCAAATCTTCCGCAATAGTTGGCAAATTCCTATGCTCTTTCAATGGTTGCAATCTGAAGGAGAAGTTCCTGAATCTGATATGTTCAATACTTTCAATATGGGTATTGGATTGGCTGTAGTGGTTGATCCCCAGAAAGTTGATGAGGCGATCGCCTATTTTCAAGCCCAAGAATTTACCACCAATCGCATCGGTGAAGTCATCGCAGGCGAGCGATCGCTAATCTTTGTATAG
- a CDS encoding response regulator: MTVHPPKSPSLILIIDDVPSNLEVLSKTLSNEGYDVSIATSGKRALLQVSRILPDLILLDIQMPEMDGFSVCQKLKSSPETAQIPIIFMTSLTDLDSKIRGFDLGALDFITKPFQDREVLARIRTHLQLSKLTKNLEQEVASQVVSLKQAKESAEKANMAKSQFLANMSHELRTPLNAILGITEGLQDQIFGEINEEQIKACQILENSAYHLLSLINDILDVAKIESGQINLEYSIVSVDQLCQTSLTLIQQQAHKKGIQILINLPINLPNLRVDERRICQALINLLTNAVKFTPKGGTITLEVTFPFVKQEMKSSRTYIRFSIIDTGIGIASEDIDRLFKPFIQVDSDLNRQYEGTGLGLTLVKRLVELHGGDVSITSQLGVGSCFTIDLPYEEVEVLLPAEVKKLSPSEQLRPSTQSDQLSSPLVLLAEDSEANIISISTYLHAKEYRLVVAKNGEEAIALAKSQRPNLILMDIQMPRLDGLEAIRQIRLDPNLVHIPIVALTALAMSGDRKRCLEAGANEYLSKPVKLKELSLAIEKLLL, encoded by the coding sequence ATGACTGTCCACCCACCAAAATCTCCCAGCCTAATCCTCATTATTGATGATGTTCCATCTAATCTAGAAGTTCTATCAAAAACTTTAAGTAATGAAGGTTATGATGTGTCGATCGCAACGAGTGGAAAACGCGCCTTACTCCAAGTATCACGGATATTGCCTGATCTTATTTTGCTAGATATTCAAATGCCTGAGATGGATGGTTTTAGTGTCTGTCAAAAGCTCAAGTCATCTCCAGAAACTGCTCAAATTCCTATCATCTTTATGACATCTTTAACAGATTTAGATAGCAAAATTAGGGGCTTTGATCTCGGCGCTTTAGACTTTATTACTAAACCATTTCAAGATCGTGAAGTTTTAGCTCGCATTAGAACCCACTTACAATTAAGTAAATTGACTAAAAATTTAGAGCAGGAAGTTGCCAGTCAGGTGGTTTCCCTCAAGCAAGCCAAAGAATCGGCGGAGAAAGCCAATATGGCAAAAAGTCAATTTCTTGCGAATATGAGCCATGAACTGCGGACACCCCTCAATGCAATTTTAGGAATTACTGAAGGATTACAGGATCAAATTTTTGGGGAAATCAACGAGGAACAAATTAAAGCCTGTCAAATATTGGAAAACAGTGCCTACCATTTATTATCGCTAATTAATGACATTCTTGATGTTGCTAAAATTGAATCAGGGCAAATTAATCTTGAATATAGTATTGTTAGCGTTGACCAACTTTGCCAAACTAGCCTAACCCTTATCCAACAACAAGCTCATAAGAAAGGAATTCAAATACTCATTAATTTACCAATTAATTTACCTAACTTAAGAGTTGATGAACGACGGATTTGCCAAGCTTTAATCAATTTGCTTACTAATGCGGTTAAATTCACGCCTAAAGGTGGGACTATCACCTTAGAAGTGACATTCCCATTTGTCAAGCAAGAAATGAAATCTTCCAGAACTTATATACGGTTTAGTATCATTGATACTGGTATAGGTATTGCTTCTGAAGATATTGATCGACTCTTTAAGCCCTTTATCCAAGTTGACAGTGATCTTAATCGTCAATACGAAGGCACAGGCTTAGGACTGACCTTGGTAAAACGACTAGTGGAATTGCATGGTGGTGATGTGTCAATCACGAGTCAGCTTGGTGTTGGCAGTTGCTTTACGATTGACTTACCCTATGAAGAGGTAGAAGTACTTCTTCCTGCTGAAGTGAAAAAACTCTCTCCCAGCGAGCAGTTAAGACCATCTACACAATCAGATCAATTGTCATCACCTCTAGTTTTATTAGCAGAAGATAGTGAGGCGAATATCATTTCTATTTCTACCTACCTTCACGCTAAGGAATATCGTCTCGTGGTAGCAAAAAATGGTGAAGAGGCGATCGCTCTAGCCAAATCACAAAGACCTAACCTGATCCTGATGGATATCCAAATGCCTAGACTTGACGGCTTAGAAGCAATCAGACAAATTCGCCTTGATCCGAATTTAGTGCATATACCCATTGTTGCTCTCACAGCCTTAGCTATGAGTGGTGATCGTAAACGTTGCTTGGAAGCAGGAGCTAATGAATATCTTTCCAAACCTGTGAAATTAAAAGAGTTATCTTTAGCCATCGAGAAACTATTACTCTGA
- a CDS encoding TldD/PmbA family protein → MRSKLILTKEILSLQYSLVGDRFDETWEAPLSILLGLGRAAGADFVEFFLERNHYISCLAEDDTITSISPRLSTGAGIRAFKGKADCYVSTNDLTFLGLKSALERALSILGLKIPSQNSIIPSIQLELFRDYASKKGKETWINQCSPMREMGDILLSANQLLAKKGKHIQSRRSGYFRDWQEVLVAASDGTFARDIRLTQSVGSNLLCADGTNRSSINKRVGGTSDPSYLRNWNYEPVVDEIVEAAGKMLYADYVESGAYPIIMANQFGGVIFHEACGHLLETTGIEAKTTPFAEMKGQKIAHENLTAWDEGRSTEAFGTIDMDDEGMPTQRTLLIENGILKNFISDRAGELRTGHPRTGSGRRQSYAYAAASRMRNTYIDAGEFSLDDLFASVDKGIYCKKMGGGSVLPTGQFNFAVDEAYLIEHGKITKPLKGATLIGDAKEIMQEISMSSSDLELAAGFCGSVSGSVYVTVGQPHIKVDAITVGGR, encoded by the coding sequence ATGAGAAGCAAACTAATACTGACCAAAGAAATACTAAGTTTACAATATTCACTTGTTGGTGATCGATTTGATGAAACATGGGAAGCCCCCCTCTCGATCCTCTTAGGACTTGGACGAGCAGCAGGTGCAGATTTTGTCGAATTTTTTCTAGAGCGCAACCATTACATTAGTTGTCTTGCGGAAGATGACACAATTACCAGTATTTCACCAAGGCTATCGACAGGGGCTGGAATTCGTGCATTTAAAGGCAAAGCCGATTGTTATGTCAGTACTAATGATCTCACTTTTCTAGGATTAAAATCAGCTCTAGAACGTGCTCTCTCAATTCTTGGTTTAAAGATTCCTTCTCAAAACTCCATTATTCCATCCATTCAACTAGAACTCTTTCGTGATTATGCCTCTAAAAAAGGTAAAGAAACATGGATTAATCAATGTAGCCCCATGCGGGAAATGGGTGACATTCTTCTCAGCGCCAATCAACTCCTTGCCAAAAAAGGTAAACATATCCAATCAAGGCGATCGGGCTACTTCCGCGATTGGCAAGAAGTCCTAGTAGCAGCGAGCGATGGTACGTTTGCTAGAGATATTCGTCTTACCCAATCAGTTGGCTCTAACTTGCTTTGTGCTGATGGTACAAACCGTTCCTCAATCAACAAACGTGTTGGTGGCACAAGCGATCCCAGTTATCTTCGCAATTGGAACTATGAACCAGTCGTTGATGAAATCGTTGAAGCGGCTGGCAAAATGCTCTATGCCGATTATGTTGAGTCTGGAGCTTACCCAATCATCATGGCAAATCAGTTTGGCGGCGTAATCTTCCATGAAGCATGTGGACATCTCCTCGAAACTACAGGGATCGAAGCCAAAACTACACCTTTTGCAGAAATGAAAGGTCAGAAAATTGCCCATGAGAATCTAACTGCATGGGATGAAGGCAGATCCACAGAAGCATTTGGCACAATTGATATGGATGACGAGGGAATGCCTACCCAACGAACATTATTAATTGAAAATGGAATTCTCAAGAACTTTATTAGCGATCGTGCAGGGGAATTACGCACAGGACATCCTCGTACAGGTAGTGGTCGCCGCCAAAGCTATGCTTACGCTGCGGCAAGTCGGATGAGAAATACCTACATTGATGCTGGAGAATTTTCGCTTGATGATCTATTTGCTTCAGTAGACAAGGGAATCTATTGCAAAAAGATGGGTGGTGGTAGCGTCTTACCCACAGGACAATTTAACTTTGCTGTAGATGAAGCCTATTTAATCGAACATGGCAAAATCACTAAACCTCTGAAAGGAGCAACCCTCATTGGTGATGCTAAAGAAATCATGCAGGAAATCTCCATGAGTTCAAGCGACCTAGAACTTGCCGCAGGTTTTTGTGGCTCCGTTAGTGGCAGTGTCTATGTCACCGTTGGTCAACCCCATATTAAAGTTGATGCAATTACGGTTGGTGGTCGATAA
- a CDS encoding response regulator: protein MQSNVIDVLQSKVLVVDDDPDIRNELASALMDRGFIVKTAGDGSEALLCVKLYSPDLILLDISMPQMSGYEVCRVLKANTETEDIPIIFISGNEGIQDKLEAFACGGADYITKPPQLAEVFARMHLHLSLRHVQIHLAQKNHELSNAIFERVALLKKLQRTNLLLHAQKEASIDGIFAVDEQGRIASFNRRFCEMWDIPHSILVGNNMSEDKSDDPPLGTFLIKSYLPDVLVNLLETTYDDPDVIRRGEIIYGDHIFDYYTSPVSSDQNKFFGLVWCFRDITAKKQAELCQLQLMEDLRKAKEEAEEAVRTKAAFLAMMSHEIRTPINGVIGMTQLLVGTELNPEQNKFVHTIQVSGEMLLSVVNDILDFSKIESGKLELENAPLDVRALVRDIYDVQLVKAKEKKLKFEVSMHSHVPPYIVGDVTRIRQILANLVSNALKFTDTGAVRINVRLASDQAPIVDRPFQLLFSVSDTGIGISEDQMQRLFQPFSQATAATSRKYGGTGLGLVICKSLVEVMGGNIQVESKMDHGSTFSFTVTTKIAKEAPNHTLQDAMSKPVSRSGRLADRFPLKILIAEDNLINQELAMAMLIKMGYHPDVVDNGLAALEALQVNNYDLLLLDVQMPEMNGLETATYLVNHWDELQAGYERPTIIAMTASAMQGDREMCLRAGMDDYISKPIMVESLQRTIEKWAIGGQFNKDQNLDIFESKHIDSVIDLTAIKNLEQINPNLIGRLIHLFTTEEAPILLQNLRQAITNNDFKEVSYTAHALKGSSSILGAKNLSRLCLEIELKGKHGNSTGLPELLSEIEREYIAASQELSELES, encoded by the coding sequence ATGCAATCAAATGTAATCGATGTTCTTCAATCAAAGGTACTTGTTGTTGACGATGATCCAGACATTCGCAATGAGTTAGCGTCCGCATTGATGGATCGCGGTTTCATTGTGAAAACTGCTGGTGACGGCAGTGAAGCTTTACTGTGCGTAAAATTGTATTCTCCCGATCTCATCTTATTAGATATATCTATGCCACAGATGAGCGGCTATGAAGTTTGCCGAGTCCTTAAAGCAAATACCGAGACAGAAGATATCCCAATCATCTTCATTAGTGGCAATGAAGGCATTCAAGACAAACTGGAAGCTTTTGCCTGTGGTGGAGCTGACTATATTACTAAGCCTCCGCAACTGGCAGAAGTATTTGCACGTATGCATTTACATTTATCCCTAAGACATGTACAGATACACCTTGCTCAAAAGAATCATGAACTATCCAATGCAATATTTGAGCGGGTAGCACTGTTGAAGAAGTTGCAACGCACGAACCTACTGCTTCATGCTCAAAAGGAAGCTTCCATTGATGGTATTTTTGCAGTTGATGAACAGGGAAGAATTGCAAGTTTTAATCGTCGCTTTTGTGAAATGTGGGATATTCCTCATAGTATTTTAGTTGGGAATAACATGAGCGAAGATAAAAGTGATGACCCACCATTAGGAACTTTTTTAATCAAATCCTACCTACCTGATGTCTTAGTCAACTTGTTAGAAACTACCTATGATGATCCCGATGTAATTAGGCGAGGAGAAATCATTTATGGCGATCATATTTTTGATTACTACACAAGCCCGGTCAGTTCTGATCAGAATAAGTTTTTTGGGTTAGTTTGGTGCTTTCGGGATATAACTGCCAAAAAACAAGCAGAGTTATGTCAATTGCAGCTAATGGAGGATCTCCGTAAGGCAAAAGAAGAAGCCGAAGAAGCAGTTCGCACTAAGGCCGCATTCTTAGCAATGATGAGCCATGAAATCCGTACACCTATCAATGGAGTAATCGGCATGACTCAGTTATTAGTGGGAACGGAATTGAATCCTGAACAAAACAAGTTTGTCCACACCATTCAAGTTAGTGGCGAAATGCTGCTATCGGTAGTTAATGATATTTTAGATTTCTCCAAAATTGAGTCAGGCAAACTGGAATTAGAAAATGCACCTTTAGATGTCCGTGCTTTAGTTAGGGACATCTATGATGTGCAATTAGTCAAGGCAAAGGAAAAGAAGCTCAAATTTGAAGTAAGTATGCATTCTCACGTACCACCATATATCGTTGGTGATGTAACAAGGATCAGGCAAATTTTAGCAAATCTAGTTTCTAATGCCCTTAAGTTTACCGATACAGGTGCAGTTAGAATTAATGTCAGATTAGCATCTGATCAAGCTCCTATCGTTGACCGTCCATTTCAATTGCTATTTTCCGTGAGTGATACAGGCATTGGTATCAGTGAAGATCAAATGCAGAGGCTATTTCAGCCATTTTCTCAAGCCACTGCTGCGACCTCTCGTAAATATGGTGGTACTGGCTTAGGGTTAGTGATTTGTAAGAGCTTAGTAGAAGTAATGGGTGGCAACATCCAAGTTGAAAGTAAGATGGATCATGGTTCTACTTTTTCTTTTACAGTAACAACCAAAATTGCAAAGGAAGCACCAAACCATACTTTGCAGGATGCTATGAGCAAGCCTGTGAGTCGTTCGGGGCGACTAGCCGATCGCTTCCCTTTGAAAATTTTGATTGCTGAAGATAACTTAATTAATCAAGAATTAGCAATGGCAATGCTCATTAAAATGGGCTACCATCCTGATGTAGTGGATAATGGGTTAGCTGCACTCGAAGCTTTACAGGTCAATAACTACGATCTTCTGTTACTAGATGTGCAGATGCCTGAAATGAATGGGCTAGAAACTGCAACCTATCTAGTCAACCATTGGGATGAGTTACAAGCTGGCTATGAGCGACCAACGATTATTGCCATGACCGCCAGTGCCATGCAGGGCGATCGCGAAATGTGTTTACGAGCTGGAATGGATGATTACATCAGTAAACCGATTATGGTGGAATCTCTCCAGCGTACGATTGAGAAATGGGCAATCGGTGGTCAATTTAATAAAGATCAAAATTTAGACATTTTTGAAAGTAAGCATATTGACTCGGTGATTGATCTTACTGCGATCAAGAATTTGGAGCAAATTAATCCTAATTTAATTGGTCGATTGATCCATTTATTTACAACAGAAGAAGCCCCTATACTTTTGCAAAATCTCCGACAAGCGATCACCAATAATGATTTCAAGGAGGTCAGCTATACCGCACATGCTCTAAAGGGTAGTAGCAGTATTTTAGGTGCAAAAAATCTAAGTAGGCTATGTCTAGAAATAGAACTAAAAGGTAAGCATGGTAATAGTACAGGATTACCAGAACTATTATCCGAAATTGAACGGGAATATATAGCTGCTTCCCAAGAACTTTCTGAATTAGAAAGCTAG
- a CDS encoding ABC transporter ATP-binding protein, producing MLCIQNLYYHPPAAPEAILKNISFELQDRQLGVMVGPSGSGKSTLLEILAGFVEWTSGNIYWKSQELTPDHLQQICGLVFQFPERHFCGSTILEELRLGHIELDSDRIQSALNAVGLSHLNPSTSPQSLSGGQQRRLALAVQLIRQPSLLLLDEPTAGLDWSMRRQILGILEDLKKNWTILVVTHEPEELVSMADQTWVIAHGEIA from the coding sequence ATGTTGTGCATCCAAAATCTTTATTACCATCCACCTGCCGCACCAGAAGCAATCCTGAAAAATATATCGTTTGAATTGCAGGATCGCCAACTTGGTGTCATGGTTGGACCTAGTGGCTCTGGGAAAAGTACATTACTAGAGATTTTGGCAGGATTTGTGGAATGGACTAGTGGCAATATTTATTGGAAATCTCAAGAACTCACTCCCGACCACCTCCAGCAGATATGTGGATTAGTGTTCCAGTTTCCAGAGCGACACTTTTGTGGCAGTACAATTTTAGAAGAATTACGTCTTGGGCATATTGAGCTTGATAGCGATCGCATTCAGAGTGCTTTGAATGCAGTTGGACTAAGCCATCTAAATCCAAGTACATCACCACAATCACTGAGTGGAGGACAGCAGAGACGATTAGCATTGGCAGTACAGTTAATTCGCCAACCAAGTTTGTTATTGCTGGATGAACCAACCGCAGGATTAGATTGGTCAATGCGAAGACAAATCTTAGGGATCCTAGAAGATCTGAAAAAAAATTGGACAATTCTGGTGGTCACTCATGAACCAGAAGAACTGGTTTCTATGGCAGATCAGACTTGGGTGATCGCTCATGGAGAAATAGCTTAA
- a CDS encoding YbjN domain-containing protein has translation MTFTTESPISPVEAESSFAPTTSHIVQTIQTVIATMDADNSALENQTEDTWKFQYGTIEVVVNITGTEPSDTFTVFSTVLNAPFKNEAKLTRWLLEKNATDTFEARYAIQNDKVLVLASRSVEDLSPAEISRIITIVAAIADDNDEFLKENFSA, from the coding sequence ATGACCTTCACAACAGAATCGCCAATATCTCCTGTAGAAGCAGAATCTAGTTTTGCACCAACAACTAGTCATATTGTGCAAACCATCCAAACTGTTATTGCTACTATGGATGCTGATAACTCAGCTCTAGAAAACCAGACAGAGGATACGTGGAAATTCCAATATGGCACTATAGAAGTAGTAGTCAATATCACTGGAACTGAACCAAGTGATACATTTACCGTCTTTTCGACCGTATTAAATGCCCCTTTCAAAAATGAGGCAAAGCTAACTCGATGGCTGCTAGAAAAGAATGCTACAGATACCTTTGAAGCAAGATATGCAATTCAAAATGATAAGGTATTAGTTTTGGCTTCTCGCTCTGTCGAAGATCTCTCACCTGCGGAGATTTCGCGTATCATCACCATTGTGGCAGCGATCGCTGATGATAATGACGAATTTCTAAAAGAAAACTTTAGTGCTTAA
- a CDS encoding lipoate--protein ligase family protein, producing MSKSWHIVPYSESSGDLHMALDNDLLDRHSNNPQTPSILRFYQWTPAAISLGFHQQKYPDRWHEIAQQHQLDIVRRPSGGRAVLHKGDLTYAVITNVELDGKKRSHREIYEYICEFLITGFAQLGIPITYGQSGRGYIHNPSCFSTATNADLIIADGRKLVGSAQVYRRNSVLQHGSIAIAPDHHILTELFQTKVPIVGCEELLQNQHQNLSAELIRSLTAAARQHFQSEFL from the coding sequence ATGAGCAAGTCATGGCATATCGTCCCCTATTCTGAGTCATCGGGAGATCTGCATATGGCTCTAGACAATGATTTACTTGATCGACATAGTAACAATCCGCAAACTCCATCAATTCTAAGATTTTATCAATGGACACCAGCTGCCATCTCCCTCGGTTTCCATCAACAGAAATATCCTGATCGCTGGCATGAGATTGCCCAACAACATCAGCTTGATATTGTCCGTCGCCCTAGTGGTGGTAGAGCAGTCTTGCATAAAGGTGATCTAACCTATGCTGTCATTACTAATGTGGAATTAGACGGCAAAAAGAGATCGCACCGTGAAATTTATGAATATATTTGTGAATTTCTGATCACAGGTTTTGCCCAATTAGGAATTCCCATTACCTACGGACAGTCAGGACGCGGATATATCCATAATCCCAGTTGTTTTTCTACAGCCACTAACGCAGATTTAATAATTGCTGACGGGAGGAAACTAGTTGGTAGTGCTCAAGTTTATCGTCGCAATTCCGTCTTACAACATGGCTCCATTGCGATCGCTCCTGACCATCACATATTAACAGAACTATTTCAAACCAAAGTTCCCATCGTCGGATGTGAAGAACTATTGCAGAATCAGCATCAAAATTTAAGTGCAGAATTAATCAGGAGCTTAACGGCGGCGGCGCGGCAACACTTTCAATCGGAGTTCTTGTAA
- a CDS encoding pseudouridine synthase has translation MRDRQYIPKYILFYKPYGVLCQFTSDATSPRPTLKEYIDIPEVYSVGRLDFDSEGLLLMTNDGKLKHRLIDPQFEHPRTYWVQVERIPTENALQQLRDGVLIQGYRTKPAIAKLFDSDPDLPPRNPPIRFRSVIPTAWIELTLTEGKNRQVRKMTAAVGFPTLRLVRVAIAHLRLDNLNVGEWRNLTERELQELRLKVLPRRRR, from the coding sequence ATGCGCGATCGCCAATATATCCCTAAATATATTCTTTTCTATAAACCCTATGGTGTGCTCTGCCAGTTTACGAGTGATGCTACATCACCACGCCCTACTTTAAAAGAATATATTGATATCCCTGAAGTTTATTCCGTTGGTCGCTTGGATTTTGATAGCGAAGGATTGCTGCTCATGACCAATGATGGAAAATTAAAGCATCGCTTAATAGACCCGCAGTTTGAACATCCAAGAACTTATTGGGTACAAGTGGAAAGAATTCCCACAGAAAATGCATTGCAACAATTGCGGGATGGTGTGCTAATTCAAGGTTATCGGACTAAGCCTGCGATTGCAAAATTATTTGACTCTGACCCAGATTTACCCCCACGTAATCCGCCGATTCGATTTCGATCAGTTATTCCTACGGCATGGATTGAGTTAACTCTCACGGAAGGGAAAAATCGTCAGGTGCGGAAGATGACCGCTGCTGTAGGATTCCCGACGCTGCGACTGGTACGTGTAGCGATCGCTCATTTACGTTTAGATAACCTGAATGTGGGAGAATGGCGCAATTTAACTGAGCGTGAGTTACAAGAACTCCGATTGAAAGTGTTGCCGCGCCGCCGCCGTTAA